A region from the Microcella frigidaquae genome encodes:
- a CDS encoding polyamine ABC transporter substrate-binding protein — MRTRRSAHAVLALAAVAVLTACASGTATDPIDPDADITEQTLTVSIWADYYPADLAERFEAETGVPVTIVNHTTNEDVMAKLTTGADSGIDVAFVSGQYAQALAEQGLLAELEKSLIPNESNLYPEASELAYDPGNVYSLPYAWGTTGLCYRTDLLDFEPTSWGDLLNPAPEVAGTTTMLATERWMTLPAQKFLGFSINTTDPDELAQIRAQLEATKPTLLAFDDTTFYEKVVTGEATMVQAWDGWCNYGIAEDPNISFVLPEEGSDLWVDTMTVLASSPNKEAAMAFLNFILEPEIHGWVAENILYKVPNAPAMEALDPSIIDAFPNMGITPAELLEQEVAIDLGEFTVEYSRLVTEIQAG; from the coding sequence ATGCGCACCAGACGCTCCGCCCACGCCGTACTCGCCCTCGCCGCCGTCGCCGTTCTGACGGCCTGCGCCAGCGGAACCGCGACCGACCCGATCGACCCCGATGCCGACATCACCGAGCAGACGCTCACCGTCAGCATCTGGGCCGACTACTATCCGGCAGACCTGGCCGAGCGCTTCGAGGCCGAGACCGGGGTGCCGGTGACGATCGTCAACCACACCACCAACGAGGACGTCATGGCGAAGCTCACGACCGGCGCCGACTCCGGTATCGACGTCGCCTTCGTCTCGGGGCAGTACGCCCAGGCGCTGGCCGAGCAGGGCCTGCTCGCCGAGCTGGAGAAGTCGCTCATCCCCAATGAGTCGAACCTCTACCCCGAAGCGAGCGAGCTCGCCTACGACCCGGGCAACGTCTACTCGCTCCCGTACGCGTGGGGCACCACGGGGCTCTGCTACCGCACCGATCTGCTCGACTTCGAGCCGACCTCGTGGGGTGACCTGCTGAATCCCGCTCCGGAGGTCGCCGGCACGACCACCATGCTGGCCACCGAACGCTGGATGACCCTGCCGGCCCAGAAGTTCCTCGGATTCTCGATCAACACCACCGACCCCGACGAGCTCGCGCAGATCCGCGCCCAGCTCGAGGCCACGAAGCCCACGCTGCTGGCGTTCGACGACACGACGTTCTACGAGAAGGTCGTCACCGGCGAGGCCACGATGGTGCAGGCCTGGGACGGCTGGTGCAACTACGGCATCGCCGAAGACCCGAACATCAGCTTCGTGCTGCCCGAGGAGGGCAGCGACCTCTGGGTCGACACCATGACGGTGCTGGCCTCGAGCCCCAACAAGGAGGCCGCGATGGCCTTCCTCAACTTCATCCTGGAGCCCGAGATCCACGGCTGGGTCGCCGAAAACATCCTCTACAAGGTGCCGAACGCCCCCGCCATGGAGGCCCTCGACCCCTCGATCATCGACGCGTTCCCGAACATGGGCATCACGCCCGCTGAGCTGCTCGAGCAGGAGGTCGCCATCGACCTCGGAGAGTTCACCGTCGAGTACTCCCGACTGGTCACCGAGATCCAGGCGGGCTGA
- a CDS encoding ABC transporter permease has product MRSSRRWAAAALLGPGSVYLALFFLVPLGLIVVYAFLTRGRFGGVLPEVTLDNFARLLEPVYVQVIGTSVGTAALTTLLALVLGFPTAYVISRLPSRWRVTALVLVLLPFWTNFLIRTYAWIILLNDAGWINGSLLALGLIDDPIRMLYTQPAVITGLLYIYLPLMILPLYSAIERIDPALEEAATNLGASRWRVFRTITIPLALPGMLIGSVFVFVPSMANFVIPELIGGGKSLLLGNLIRDQFLKARDWPFGAALALILVAILVLLLFLQARATSRMEGGRSRARP; this is encoded by the coding sequence ATGCGCTCGTCCCGCCGCTGGGCGGCAGCCGCACTGCTGGGCCCGGGGTCTGTGTATCTCGCGCTCTTCTTCCTCGTACCGCTCGGCCTCATCGTCGTCTACGCCTTCCTGACCCGTGGGCGGTTCGGCGGTGTGCTGCCCGAGGTCACCCTCGACAACTTCGCCCGCCTGCTGGAGCCGGTCTACGTGCAGGTGATCGGCACCTCGGTGGGCACCGCCGCCCTCACGACGCTGCTCGCGCTGGTGCTGGGGTTCCCCACCGCGTACGTGATCTCGCGGTTGCCGAGCCGGTGGCGGGTGACGGCTCTGGTCCTGGTGCTGCTGCCGTTCTGGACGAACTTCCTGATCCGCACCTACGCCTGGATCATCCTCCTGAACGACGCCGGCTGGATCAACGGCTCGCTCCTCGCCCTCGGACTCATCGACGACCCGATCCGGATGCTGTACACGCAGCCCGCGGTGATCACCGGCCTGCTCTACATCTACCTGCCGCTCATGATCCTCCCGCTGTACTCCGCGATCGAGCGCATCGACCCCGCGCTCGAGGAGGCTGCGACCAACCTCGGCGCGTCGCGCTGGCGGGTGTTCCGCACGATCACCATTCCGCTGGCGCTCCCGGGCATGCTCATCGGCAGCGTGTTCGTGTTCGTCCCGTCCATGGCGAACTTCGTCATCCCCGAGCTGATCGGCGGGGGGAAGAGCCTCCTGCTCGGCAATCTCATCCGCGACCAGTTCCTCAAGGCACGCGACTGGCCGTTCGGCGCCGCCCTCGCGCTCATCCTCGTCGCGATCCTCGTGCTGCTCCTCTTCCTGCAGGCGCGCGCAACCTCCCGCATGGAAGGAGGGCGCTCCCGTGCGCGTCCCTAG
- a CDS encoding ABC transporter permease subunit: MRVPRAFLVPFWATFVFLYIPIVVVVIMSFNASSSLFVWRGFSFDWYVEVFRDGALMAGLGNTLIVASGSTLLATVLGTLLAVGISRYTRSGLVRAFAIAPALLPDLLLAIGLLSLFGLVQLTLGLHSVLIAHAVFSMAFVTAIVLARLSHVDPSLEEASRDLGAGPLRTLLRVTIPQLAPGIVAGALLAFTLSLDEFVIAFFTAAPNAPTLPMVIYSMVRFGVTPEVNALATMLLGVSMLAIIATQRLTRITESL; the protein is encoded by the coding sequence GTGCGCGTCCCTAGAGCCTTCCTCGTGCCCTTCTGGGCGACGTTCGTCTTCCTCTACATCCCGATCGTCGTGGTCGTCATCATGTCGTTCAACGCGTCCTCGAGCCTGTTCGTGTGGCGGGGCTTCTCCTTCGACTGGTACGTCGAGGTGTTCCGCGACGGCGCGCTGATGGCCGGGCTCGGCAACACCCTCATCGTGGCGAGCGGTTCCACCCTTCTCGCGACGGTACTCGGCACGCTGCTCGCGGTGGGGATCAGCCGCTACACCCGGTCTGGTCTGGTGCGCGCGTTCGCGATCGCCCCGGCGCTCCTGCCCGACCTGCTTCTCGCCATCGGCCTGCTCAGCCTCTTCGGCCTCGTGCAGCTCACCCTGGGGCTGCACTCGGTGCTGATCGCGCACGCGGTGTTCTCGATGGCCTTCGTGACGGCGATCGTGCTCGCACGGCTTTCGCATGTCGACCCCAGCCTGGAGGAGGCCTCCCGCGATCTCGGCGCCGGACCGCTGCGCACGCTCCTGCGCGTCACCATCCCGCAGCTCGCGCCGGGGATCGTCGCCGGGGCGCTCCTGGCCTTCACGCTGTCGCTCGACGAGTTCGTGATCGCTTTCTTCACCGCCGCCCCCAACGCCCCGACACTGCCGATGGTCATCTACTCGATGGTGCGCTTCGGCGTGACCCCGGAGGTGAATGCTCTCGCCACGATGCTGCTCGGCGTGAGCATGCTCGCCATCATCGCCACGCAGCGCCTCACCCGCATCACGGAGTCCCTATGA
- a CDS encoding ABC transporter ATP-binding protein yields MSPAPLLSIRNLRHRYGETTALDDVSIDIGENEFFALLGPSGCGKTTLLRAIAGFEHPHEGEIFLDGRSLLDVPANRRPINLMFQSYALFPHMSVERNIAYGLESEGLPRAEVRARVEEVIETVGLGSFARRRPTALSGGQRQRVALARAIVKRPRLLLLDEPLSALDRQVRAEMQLELKRLQHEVGLTFVVVTHDQEEAMSMADRIAVLDHGRVRQVDAPSQLYANPADLFVAAFIGTSTRFAGTLTATGIDTAFGAVPGDHSGAVGEPGALVVRPEDVHLGPVGSGRVDGVVIDTTFHGGASSVRLELDGGLGVLTGTVHADRLPARGERLGADWSAERARIVAVEPAPTAQGAVSG; encoded by the coding sequence ATGAGCCCCGCGCCGTTGCTGTCGATCCGCAATCTCCGCCACCGCTACGGCGAGACCACGGCGCTCGACGATGTGTCGATCGACATCGGCGAGAACGAGTTCTTCGCGCTGCTCGGCCCCTCCGGGTGCGGCAAGACGACGCTGCTGCGTGCGATCGCCGGTTTCGAGCATCCGCACGAGGGGGAGATCTTCCTCGACGGACGCTCGCTGCTCGACGTGCCCGCCAATCGCCGACCCATCAATCTCATGTTCCAGTCGTACGCGCTCTTCCCGCACATGTCGGTCGAGCGCAACATCGCCTACGGCCTCGAGTCGGAGGGGCTCCCGCGGGCGGAGGTCCGCGCCCGCGTCGAGGAGGTGATCGAGACGGTCGGTCTCGGGTCTTTCGCCCGGCGTCGGCCGACCGCGCTCAGCGGCGGTCAGCGGCAGCGCGTCGCTCTGGCACGCGCGATCGTCAAGCGGCCGCGCCTCCTGCTGCTCGACGAGCCGCTCTCGGCCCTCGACCGCCAGGTTCGCGCCGAGATGCAGCTCGAGTTGAAGCGGTTGCAGCATGAGGTGGGGCTGACGTTCGTCGTCGTCACGCACGATCAGGAGGAGGCCATGTCGATGGCCGACCGCATCGCCGTGCTCGATCACGGGCGCGTGCGGCAGGTCGATGCGCCGTCGCAGCTGTACGCGAACCCGGCCGACCTGTTCGTCGCCGCGTTCATCGGCACCTCGACGCGCTTCGCGGGCACGCTCACCGCGACGGGTATCGACACCGCGTTCGGCGCGGTGCCCGGCGATCATTCGGGCGCGGTTGGAGAGCCGGGCGCGCTGGTCGTGCGCCCGGAGGATGTGCACCTCGGGCCGGTCGGCTCCGGCCGTGTCGATGGGGTCGTCATCGACACGACCTTCCACGGCGGCGCGTCGAGCGTGCGCCTCGAGCTCGACGGCGGCCTCGGCGTGCTCACCGGCACGGTGCACGCCGATCGGCTTCCCGCTCGGGGTGAGCGGCTCGGTGCCGACTGGTCGGCCGAGCGGGCAAGGATCGTCGCGGTCGAGCCCGCGCCGACCGCTCAGGGGGCGGTGAGCGGATGA